The genomic interval TTTAATACAGATAAGCTTGGTGCTTTTACGTATGTAAATGAAGAATGGACAAAGTATTCTGGAATAAATCTTGCCGAAGCTTGTGGTTTTGGTTGGCAAAAGGCAATTTATCCCGATGATAGAGACAGAGTAACTAAAGAATGGCAAGAAACCATTGTAAAAGATACCGAGTTTAAATCAGAACTTAGATTTCAAGATAAAAAAGGTAAAATTACTTGGCTTCAAGCAAAAGCTGTTAAACTTGTAGATGCAAATAATAACATGTATGGCTATATAGGTATTGCATCAGGCATTACAGAAAGAATTAATTACGAAAAAAAATTACTAGTTTATAAATACGATTTAGAAAAACAAGTGGACTTAAGAACCAAAGAGCTTCATGATAGTAAAGAAGCCTTGCTAAACCTTCTAGAGGATATAAATTTTCAATCGACTCAACTAGAGAAAGAAAAAGTAAAAGCGCAGTCGGCAGATTTAATGAAGTCTGCCTTTTTAGCAACCATGTCGCATGAATTAAGAACACCAATGAATTCGATAATTGGTTTTACAGGAATATTATTAAAAGAATATCCAGGACCACTAAACCAAGATCAAAAAAAACAACTGTCTATGGTTAAAAACAGTAGTAAACACCTATTAAGCTTAATTAATGATGTATTGGATATTTCTAAAATAGAAGCTGGAAAATTAAAAGTATCTTATTATCCTTTTAATTATTTAAAGACCTTAGAAAAAACAATAAATTTCTTGTTACCACAGGCATCTAAAAAAGGACTTACCATAAATTCAGAAATTTCTGAAATAGATATAACTATAAATAGTGATGAACGAAGAGTAGAGCAGGTATTACTTAATTTACTATCTAATGCTATAAAATTTTCATATAACGGCACAATACTAATTAAGGTAGATGTGGTAGATAATTTAATTATTACTCAGGTAATTGATCAAGGTATTGGTATGGATAAAAAAGATCTTAATAAATTATTTATGCCATTTATACAACTAGAGGGAGGTTTAAGTAGAAGTCATGAAGGCATAGGTCTAGGTTTGGCAATTTGCAAAAGTTTAGTCGAGAAATTAGGCGGAACAATAAAAGTGCAAAGTGAAATAGATAAAGGAAGTAACTTTACATTTACACTACCTTCAAATAGTGATGAAAACAAATAACCTCTTAAAAACCTAAAAATTTAATAATTTATTTAATTTTAGTATATTTATAATTGAAGCATTTGGTAATAAGAACTCTATGTAGATTATTTTATGAAACAAACTATTTTAATAATTGAAGATAACGAGCAGAACATGTATATGTTATCTTTTTTGCTTAATCAAAATAATTATACCATAATTAAAGCATATAATTGATTAGATGGCCTAAAGTTTGCAAATGAAAATAATCCTGAAATTATTTTAATAGACATTCAACTTCCAGATATGGATGGTTATGAAATATGTACTAAACTAAGACATAACGGCCTACCTACAAATACAACTATCATAGCAGTTACATCCTATGCTATGGGGGCGATAGAGAAAAAGCAATAGAGGCAGGAGCGAATGGCTATTTAGAAAAACCCATAGATCCAGATACCTTTGTAAATCAAATGAAAAGCATTATTAAGACAAAATAAAAAATGAATAAAAAGACTATTTTAATAGTAGATGATACTTTTGAAAACCTCTACTTACTTAGAGTAATCCTTAAAGAAGAAGGTTATAACGTACTTGAAGCAACTAATGGTAGTGAAGGATTAGAAAAACTACAAAAAAATAGTAATGTAGATCTTATTATTTCAGATATTTTAATGCCTATTATGGATGGGTACTTGTTTTGTCAAGCATGCCAAAAAGAAAAGTTGTTTGAAAGTATTCCGTTTGTTTTTTATACCTCAACCTACACAGAACGTTCCGATGAAGAATTGGGCTTAAAATTAGGGGCTGCGCAATTTTTAAGAAAACCAATTGACCACGACGAATTACTTTTAACCGTAAACCATATTTTTAATAATAAAGAAGAGCATGAAGAGCGAGTAAAAAAAGAAAAGATTTCTGAAAATGAGGTTTTAAAACTCTATAGTGAGCGACTCATTAATAAGTTAGAGCAAAAAAGTTTAGATCTCGGTAATGAAGTTCTAGAACGAGAAAAGGCACAGAAATTATTAATACATAAAAATGAAATTTTAGATTTAATTTCTGTAAACACTCCTTTAAACGAAATATTTGATCAATTACTTTTAAATTTTCAATCTATATA from Polaribacter sejongensis carries:
- a CDS encoding ATP-binding protein, producing the protein MKRSAFYSFFKKPIVLGSITFIVLLVVTQYIAYQKYLLNENEQKKEVNNRVDLIKEKLQTLVMYSYSATKTLEYIVERNGVPNDFDNIAIELLDRNKYFNVVELVDSNGAITHVYPLKDNEVIGYNIIKSIETSSGALATIKKKDFFIAGPIRLKQGGVGMVSRQPIFIENKFLGFSAVVTTLSAFFNDLNIDTVLDNSYTYQLSKVNNVTGEENYFLDEDVTLFKEYAVPIEISSGEWKLYVIPTTKTFDIAIGFAIFGLIITFLGGWSVWYFTGQSIRLNELIKEKLLEQEAQLKLVHETSSAQIEKSELLYRSLTSNAPVAIFNTDKLGAFTYVNEEWTKYSGINLAEACGFGWQKAIYPDDRDRVTKEWQETIVKDTEFKSELRFQDKKGKITWLQAKAVKLVDANNNMYGYIGIASGITERINYEKKLLVYKYDLEKQVDLRTKELHDSKEALLNLLEDINFQSTQLEKEKVKAQSADLMKSAFLATMSHELRTPMNSIIGFTGILLKEYPGPLNQDQKKQLSMVKNSSKHLLSLINDVLDISKIEAGKLKVSYYPFNYLKTLEKTINFLLPQASKKGLTINSEISEIDITINSDERRVEQVLLNLLSNAIKFSYNGTILIKVDVVDNLIITQVIDQGIGMDKKDLNKLFMPFIQLEGGLSRSHEGIGLGLAICKSLVEKLGGTIKVQSEIDKGSNFTFTLPSNSDENK